A single region of the Plasmodium chabaudi chabaudi strain AS genome assembly, chromosome: 3 genome encodes:
- a CDS encoding serine repeat antigen 1, putative yields MRRLSILFILYALLIRNSIETDNGVPSAGETPPSTPPSGGTGDDSTGKEKAESPSPVPGPASDDSLSKESVNTGGSELKTPSSSDGGPKATEEDRKEAGETEKKVSESDKPKEGEPASDKTQQDSTKQDASPSSVDGQNPQAKGETGSPGPVQPPPESGELPKNDSEQKISEPGVVGSDVSQPEAVKSDASTLPGSVSDNSSKGGDASDPQKSKDAKKVDNESSGKSDDPNKNTKQGDSISEPDSGLKTDTDGTENPQEGQAKKGVEGTNQEENPPKAGSEPTPGKAEVTKDPPTPANKVPGSEETETLTSGPTLDPQSQNLPSSTDNPLPTGQESGNTRDIAQGDDPSVDSTPDATPAVFLENFNVKSAMLKNYKGLKITGECNADLSIFFVPYILIDVNTKTNQIFIMSTKKKVMGTTKGVATPSIDFKSEGDTLQNVCGENKTFKIVVYFDGDVLYVKWKVYDPSVQTEPNTNVDVRKYRLKNFETPITSIQVHSIKGGSKTVTFETKNYTINDHLPEKCDEIASDCFLHGHAEIEKCYKCALLYQKTPLTDECYNYVPRDYKESLKADLARAQSDDEINYEVMEHIENILDGIYNVNDNNKELKTFEELSDETKKDILLYCKELKESDVTGTLEDYASGDAEDVYANLTKLITNNMEDSISKLKSKLMNPAICLKDVNQWGEKKTGLVLPELSSNNVDNSNENDDTKTDLESDEKLKDEGFDGVIDLPLPHENEFAGYTTIEDFQYCNNEYCDRLKDKNSCISKLNVEEQGNCATSWLFASKLHLDTIGCMKGHENFSASALYVANCSKTDSKDKCLTGSNPLEFLNIIDENKFLPTTSNLPYSYKKVGEECPQTMENWTNLWKDVKLLKSENNDKSLNANGYISYQSEHFKENFNEYVNLIKQEIQNKGSVIAYVNSKDINSYDFNGSKVHKLCGSATPDLAVNIIGYGNYANENNEVKSYWLVRNSWGKHWADEGNFKVDIETPENCEHNFIHTFATFNIYVPFVKKNTQTESEINLYYSKNSPDFYNNLYLKNLDADNTNEDSLIQGQDEPAKVPTSGDTEQSTKDVDPKSSQKAGTEEKLGSAELKETIQDSGSSSKATLQSTDLSTNPPPKGQEQVQEQVQEQEQKAKQEDKGKTDKKAGEGTDSKAGQAGKKDGTTEDEASKTKKDSPPAKPEGPQASQPQADQPQVVQPQAPGQPASGAKARLPAGPKLEFMHVLKQIKNGKVKMNLVKYGNELNLIDERACSRVYAVNPEKKSECEEFCVNKWNECKDSEVPGYCLADLYNSNNCYFCFV; encoded by the exons ATGCGTCGTCTTTCCATTCtctttatattat ATGCTCTATTAATTCGAAATTCAATAGAGACTGATAATGGTGTACCTAGCGCAGGAGAAACTCCACCTTCTACTCCTCCTTCAGGTGGTACTGGAGATGATTCAACtggaaaagaaaaagctGAATCCCCTAGCCCTGTACCAGGTCCTGCATCAGATGATTCTTTGTCAAAGGAATCTGTTAATACAGGAGGATCTGAACTAAAGACACCTTCATCTTCTGACGGTGGGCCAAAGGCTACTGAAGAAGATAGAAAAGAAGCTGGTGaaactgaaaaaaaagtatcTGAATCTGATAAACCTAAAGAAGGAGAACCTGCATCTGATAAAACACAACAAGATTCCACTAAACAAGATGCTTCTCCATCTAGCGTCGATGGTCAAAATCCCCAGGCAAAAGGAGAAACTGGATCACCGGGTCCCGTACAGCCCCCCCCTGAATCAGGTGAATTACCTAAAAATGACTCtgaacaaaaaatttcTGAACCAGGTGTCGTTGGATCAGATGTATCCCAACCAGAAGCAGTTAAATCAGATGCTTCTACACTACCTGGTTCTGTATCGGACAATTCCAGCAAAGGTGGTGATGCATCAGATCCTCAGAAATCCAAAGACGCAAAAAAGGTTGATAATGAGTCAAGTGGCAAATCTGATGATCCCAATAAAAACACCAAACAAGGCGATAGTATATCTGAACCAGATAGCGGATTAAAAACTGATACCGATGGAACGGAAAATCCTCAAGAAGGACAAGCCAAAAAAGGAGTTGAAGGTACAAATCAAGAGGAAAATCCCCCCAAAGCTGGTTCCGAACCAACACCTGGTAAAGCAGAAGTAACAAAGGATCCACCAACACCTGCCAATAAAGTACCTGGTTCAGAAGAAACTGAAACACTTACATCTGGTCCTACACTTGATCCACAAAGTCAAAATTTACCCTCTTCTACTGACAATCCACTTCCAACAGGTCAAGAATCTGGAAATACTCGTGATATTGCACAAGGCGATGACCCATCTGTAGACTCAACACCAGATGCTACTCCAGCAGTATTtcttgaaaattttaatgtaAAATCTGCCATGCTAAAGAATTATAAAGGATTAAAAATTACAGGGGAATGTAATGCAGACCttagcatattttttgtaccctatatattaattgatgttaatacaaaaacaaatcaaatttttataatgtcaacaaaaaaaaaagttatggGAACAACTAAAGGTGTTGCAACACCATCAATAGATTTCAAATCTGAAGGAGATACATTACAAAATGTATGTGGAGAAAACAAAACTTTCAAAATAGTAGTTTATTTTGATGGTGATGTACTTTATGTAAAATGGAAAGTCTATGATCCATCTGTACAAACCGAACCaa ATACAAATGTTGATGTAAGAAAATAccgtttaaaaaatttcgAAACCCCAATAACATCTATTCAAGTCCATAGTATTAAAGGAGGCTCAAAAACTGTTACCTTTGAaactaaaaattatacaataaATGATCATCTACCAG AAAAATGTGATGAAATAGCTAGCGACTGTTTCTTACATGGACATGCAGAGATTGAAAAATGCTATAAATGCGCATTGTTATATCAAAAAACACCATTAACAGATGAAtgttataattatgtaCCCCGCGATTATAAAGAATCACTAAAAGCAGACCTAGCTAGAGCTCAAAGTGATGATGAAATTAATTATGAAGTTATGGAACATATAGAAAACATATTAGatggtatatataatgtaaatgataataataaagaattaaaaacatttgAAGAATTAAGTgatgaaacaaaaaaagatatattattatattgtaaagaattaaaagaatCAGATGTAACTGGAACATTAGAAGATTATGCTTCAGGTGATGCTGAAGATGTATATGCtaatttaacaaaattgaTAACTAATAATATGGAAGATTctatttcaaaattaaaaagtaaattAATGAATCCAGCTATTTGCTTAAAAGATGTAAATCAATGGGGAGAGAAAAAAACAGGATTAGTATTACCTGAATTGAGTTCAAACAATGTTGATAattcaaatgaaaatgatgatactAAAACTGATCTTGAATctgatgaaaaattaaaagacgAAGGTTTCGATGGAGTTATAGATTTACCTTTACCAcatgaaaatgaatttgCAGGATATACTACAATTGAAGATTTCCAATATTGcaataatgaatattgtGATAgattaaaagataaaaatagttgTATATCTAAATTAAATGTAGAAGAACAAGGAAATTGTGCTACATCTTGGTTATTTGCATCTAAATTACATTTAGATACTATTGGTTGTATGAAAGGACATGAAAATTTTAGTGCATCTGCTTTATATGTAGCTAATTGCTCTAAAACAGATTCTAAAGATAAATGCTTAACTGGTTCAAACCCATTAGAATTCTTAAACATAATTGatgaaaacaaatttttacCAACTACATCTAATTTACCATactcatataaaaaagttgGAGAAGAATGCCCACAAACTATGGAGAATTGGACTAACTTATGGAAAGatgtaaaattattaaaatcagaaaataatgataaatcaTTAAATGCTAATGGTTATATATCATACCAAAGTGAACACTTTAAAGAAAACTTCAATGAATATGTTAATTTAATCAAACAAGAAATTCAAAACAAAGGTTCTGTTATAGCTTATGTTAATTCAAAAGATATCAATTCTTACGATTTTAATGGAAGCAAAGTACATAAATTATGTGGATCTGCTACTCCAGATTTGGcagtaaatataattggATATGGAAATTACgctaatgaaaataatgaagttAAATCATATTGGCTAGTTAGAAACAGCTGGGGTAAACACTGGGCAGATGAAGGAAACTTTAAAGTTGATATAGAAACCCCAGAAAATTGTGAACATAACTTTATTCACACATTTGCtacatttaatatttatgttccttttgttaaaaaaaatactcaAACTGAATCAGAAATTAATCTTTATTACTCAAAAAATTCCCCAGATTTTTACAATAACTTGTACTTAAAGAACTTAGATGCAGACAACACAAATGAAGATTCTCTCATTCAAGGACAAGATGAACCTGCCAAAGTGCCCACATCAGGAGACACAGAACAATCAACTAAAGATGTCGACCCCAAATCATCACAAAAAGCAGGAACTGAAGAAAAATTAGGATCGGCCgaattaaaagaaacaaTTCAAGACAGCGGATCATCCAGCAAAGCAACACTACAATCAACTGATTTATCAACAAACCCACCACCAAAAGGCCAAGAACAAGTGCAAGAGCAAGTACAAGAGCAAGAACAAAAAGCAAAACAAGAAGATAAAGGAAAAACAGATAAAAAAGCTGGAGAAGGTACAGATAGCAAAGCTGGACAAGCAGGCAAAAAAGATGGTACCACAGAAGATGAAGCTagcaaaacaaaaaaggaCTCGCCACCTGCTAAACCTGAAGGACCACAAGCAAGCCAACCTCAAGCTGATCAACCCCAAGTTGTTCAACCACAAGCTCCTGGACAGCCCGCAAGTGGCGCAAAAGCAAGATTACCCGCAGGCCCAAAACTCGAATTCATGCATgtattaaaacaaataaagaatggtaaagtaaaaatgaatttagtTAAATATGGAAATGAATTAAACTTGATTGATGAACGTGCTTGTTCAAGAGTTTATGCTGTTAAtcctgaaaaaaaaagtgaatGTGAAGAATTTTGTGTTAATAAATGGAATGAATGTAAAGATTCTGAAGTACCAGGATATTGTTTAGCTGATCTATATAATTCAAACAATTGCTACTTTTGTTTTGTGTAA
- a CDS encoding KRR1 small subunit processome component, putative, which yields MENGKDDEQVSKNKRYRKDKPWDNENIDHWKIEKFTKEDNKHHFLEESSFKILFPKYREKYLQQFSTDIKNTLHNHFIKFEINLIEGYMTVKTTKKTFDPYIIIKARDMISLLSRSVPFSHAKRVLEDETFCDIIKISGYIRNKNKFIKRRQRLLGSNATTLKALEILTQCYICVHGKTVSVIGNFKSLKIVRRIVIDCMKNIHPVYHIKELIAKRELEKNDELKNENWEKYLPNFKKRNVQRKKIKQKLEKKNGKKKSIFPPDQLPRKIDIQMETGEYFMNNNKKKKQPKEDPKDDD from the coding sequence ATGGAAAACGGTAAGGATGACGAACAAGTAAGCAAAAACAAGAGATATCGAAAAGACAAACCATgggataatgaaaatatagatcattggaaaatcgaaaaatttacaaaagaagataataaacatcattttttagaGGAGTcaagttttaaaatattatttcctAAATATcgagaaaaatatttacaacaATTTAGTacagatataaaaaatacattacataatcattttataaaatttgaaataaatttaattgaaGGATATATGACAGTTaaaacaacaaaaaaaacatttgatccatatattattattaaagcAAGAGACATGATATCTTTACTTTCACGTAGTGTTCCCTTTAGTCATGCAAAAAGAGTTTTAGAAGATGAAACATTTTgtgatattataaaaattagtGGATATATacgtaataaaaataaatttattaaaagaagGCAAAGATTATTAGGTAGTAATGCTACTACTTTAAAAGCTCTTGAAATATTAACACAGTGTTATATTTGCGTTCATGGAAAAACTGTAAGTGTTATTGGAAATTTTAAATCGTTGAAAATAGTAAGAAGAATTGTTATTGACTGTATGAAAAATATCCATCCTgtttatcatataaaagaattaaTTGCAAAAAGagaattagaaaaaaatgatgaactcaaaaatgaaaattggGAAAAGTATCTTcctaattttaaaaaaagaaatgttcaacgaaaaaaaatcaaacaaaaattagaaaagaaaaacggTAAGAAAAAATCTATTTTCCCACCTGATCAATTACCAAGAAAAATTGATATACAAATGGAAACTggtgaatattttatgaacaacaataaaaaaaaaaaacagccAAAAGAAGACCCTAAAGATGATGACTAA